Proteins from one Pseudoliparis swirei isolate HS2019 ecotype Mariana Trench chromosome 22, NWPU_hadal_v1, whole genome shotgun sequence genomic window:
- the l3mbtl1b gene encoding lethal(3)malignant brain tumor-like protein 4 isoform X1, producing MTDTPPSDGPSKGAEFDMMGALDWKDGIATLPGSDIRFRMTEFGTLEIVTDLEVKGQKAEPETLDPAQSHTPTPPPESQLQTGKDTAPANQSEPGSSKGKGPGPVLLSLEEGPSTEGPSVEVGPSVEVGSSADGAQNGELSRCRACGGRVLRDALLQGKFCSSICAQPSSGRSSPGEARESQAVDGEKLGKRVRKKRKIYMDSGDEEEDNQEEPEEKAKTTKGRRGAKIAKLGTAPANKKRAWSWPSYLEEEKAIAAPVKLFKEHQSLPQSRNSFKVGMKLEGLDPSHPSLFCVLTVAEIQGYRVRLHFDGYQECYDFWANADSWDMKPAGWCEKNGHKLLLPKGCKDGEFNWSMYVKNCRGQLAPKHLFKSLNTSVTPSGFRAGMKLEAIDRKNPSLICVATIAAVVDNRLLIHFDNWDDTYDYWCDASSPYIHPVGYCEEAELTLTTPAGKTQTKTHVEYKQPKSFSWEKYLEETGTQAAPARAFKPRPPHGFQLGMKVEAVDKRNPMLIRVSTIADTEDHRLKIHFDGWSSEYDYWVETDYPDLHPAGWCLKTGHPLQYPNGSSDLVTAPGQGCPTPGCNGVGHIRGPRYGTHYTQVSCPYSEMNLNKEGLPPDRLSGERPLALSGPHPRGRRPDPQTNTTTQASSAADPPEGAEDSQNRKPLTMEAERLGRNTQPEPPGGASEQSHNGTRPKRTAPVPKYLKMHYVKEEIDDSQGACESSADAISLQQALHESVFPPGLSASPPHRVALCWDKHCQLLPEVLGLTAKRVATWSAEEVATFVKGLPGCKEHAATFKTEQIDGEAFLLLTQADIVKILSIKLGPALKIYNSILMLKNADEE from the exons ATGACCGACACACCACCCAGTGATGGTCCCTCCAAGGGTGCTGAGTTTGATATGATGGGTGCTCTGGACTGGAAGGACGGTATTGCCACGCTGCCAGGCAGTGACATCAGG TTTCGCATGACAGAGTTCGGGACTCTTGAGATCGTCACAGACCTAGAGGTCAAAGGGCAGAAGGCAGAGCCTGAGACCTTGGACCCAGCTCAGTCGCACACTCCTACCCCTCCACCAGAGAGCCAATTGCAGACTGGCAAGGACACAgctccagccaatcagagtgaGCCAGGATCCTCTAAAGGTAAAG GCCCCGGTCCTGTGCTTCTGTCTTTAGAAGAGGGTCCTAGTACGGAGGGCCCTAGTGTGGAAGTTGGTCCCAGTGTTGAGGTTGGCTCTAGCGCAGACGGGGCCCAAAATGGAGAGTTGTCCAGGTGCCGGGCCTGTGGCGGCCGTGTTCTCCGAGACGCCCTCCTTCAGGGCAAATTCTGTAGCTCCATTTGTGCGCAGCCCTCCAGTGGCAGATCGTCCCCAGGGGAAGCGAGGGAGAGTCAAGCAGTGGATGGGGAGAAGCTGGGTAAGCGTGTGCGCAAAAAGAGGAAGATCTATATGGATtctggtgatgaagaggaagacaaccaagaggaaccagag GAAAAGGCCAAAACTACCAAAGGCAGGAGAGGTGCCAAAATTGCCAAACTGG GGACCGCCCCAGCCAATAAGAAACGGGCATGGAGCTGGCCTTCTTACTTAGAAGAAGAGAAGGCCATCGCTGCTCCGGTTAAACTATTCAAAGAG CACCAGTCACTTCCTCAAAGCAGGAACAGTTTTAAAGTGGGAATGAAGCTGGAGGGGCTGGACCCGTCTCACCCGTCCCTGTTCTGTGTACTCACTGTTGCAGAG ATACAAGGCTATAGGGTAAGGCTCCACTTTGACGGTTACCAAGAATGCTATGACTTCTGGGCCAACGCCGACTCGTGGGATATGAAACCAGCCGGCTGGTGTGAGAAGAATGGGCATAAGTTATTGTTGCCTAAAG GTTGTAAGGACGGAGAGTTTAACTGGAGCATGTATGTGAAGAACTGTCGGGGTCAGCTGGCCCCCAAACACCTTTTCAAGAGTCTCAACACA TCTGTTACTCCGTCTGGATTTAGAGCCGGGATGAAGCTGGAGGCGATTGACCGGAAGAACCCATCTTTGATCTGTGTAGCAAccattgctgctgttgttgacaACCGGCTGCTCATCCATTTTGACAACTGGGATGACACATATGATTATTG GTGTGACGCTAGCAGTCCATACATCCATCCTGTAGGATATTGTGAAGAGGCTGAGCTCACTCTGACCACTCCAGCTGGTAAGACCCAGACCAAGACACACGTGG AATATAAGCAACCCAAGAGCTTCTCGTGGGAGAAATACCTGGAAGAGACGGGCACACAGGCTGCTCCTGCCCGCGCTTTTAAACCG CGACCTCCACACGGCTTCCAGCTGGGGATGAAAGTGGAAGCTGTGGATAAGAGGAACCCCATGCTCATCCGTGTGTCAACAATAGCAGACACAGAGGACCACCGGCTAAAG ATTCATTTTGATGGCTGGAGCTCAGAATATGACTATTGGGTGGAGACCGACTACCCTGATTTACACCCTGCAGGGTGGTGTCTGAAAACCGGACACCCGCTACAATACCCTAacg gcTCCAGTGATTTAGTAACTGCCCCAGGACAAGGTTGTCCCACCCCAGGATGCAACGGGGTTGGCCATATTCGAGGACCTCGCTATGGGACCCACTACAC tcaggTGAGCTGTCCCTATTCGGAGATGAATCTGAACAAGGAGGGCTTGCCGCCGGACCGCCTCAGTGGAGAACGCCCTCTCGCCCTCAGTGGGCCTCATCCACGGGGGCGCCGCCCCGATCCTCAAACAAACACCACAACACAGGCCTCCTCAGCAGCGGACCCGCCGGAAGGAGCTGAAGACTCCCAGAACAG GAAACCGTTGACGATGGAGGCTGAGCGTTTAGGACGTAACACTCAGCCAGAGCCACCGGGTGGAGCCAGTGAGCAGAGCCACAACGGAACGAGGCCTAAACG GACTGCTCCAGTTCCCAAATACCTGAAAATGCACTACGTCAAAGAGGAGATTGATGACAGTCAAGGTGCGTGTGAAT CCTCTGCAGACGCCATCTCCCTCCAGCAGGCCCTCCACGAGTCTGTGTTTCCCCCCGGCCtctctgcctcccccccccaccgggTGGCTCTCTGCTGGGACAAACACTGCCAGCTGCTGCCCGAGGTCCTGGGGCTGACTGCCAAGAGAGTGGCCACTTGGAGCGCTGAGGAG GTGGCCACTTTTGTCAAAGGACTTCCAGGATGTAAAGAACATGCTGCTACGTTTAAAACGGAG CAAATCGACGGCGAGGCCTTCCTGCTGCTCACCCAGGCGGACATCGTCAAGATCCTGTCCATCAAGTTGGGACCGGCCCTGAAGATCTACAACTCCATCCTCATGTTGAAGAACGCGGATGAGGAGTAA